ATAGGCGGTGCGGTCGGACGGGCGGCGGGCGGGGGCATCGAGCCGGAAGGCGCTGGTGCCGACGGGGGTGGCGACGAAGCCACGGGAATGGCAGACGTGGTCTTTTTCGACGGCGGCGACATCGGCGGCGCAGGAAGCTTCACCGGGGAGGTGCTTGACTTGGGTGCGGGCGGCGGCAGCGGAGCCGAGGGCAGTTGAATTGGGGCCGTGGCCTTTTTGGCCATCATGGGAACCACCGAGGTCGTGTTCAAGGACGCTGGAATCCCGCCCGTGGCTGGCGAAACAGGGGAGGTGGCCTCACGCGGCTGGGTGACACCTGCTCCGGGGCGACCGCGCAGGGTGATGCGCACGGTTTCTTTTTTCAGTGGGACGGCAGCCGTCTTGGGCGTCGAGCCTGACGGTGGTGGTGGCGTGTTTTCGGGTTCGCTCATGATTCAGGGACGTAAAAAGGGGATTCTGAGAATTCCGCACACATTTAGCGAAATCTGCACCCTTGCGTCAATCCCTTTCTCCTCATGTCTTGCAATTGTCCGTCGATTGCCCGTAAATCCGCGCTCATGAACATTCTTGTTACCGGCGGGGCTGGTTTCATCGGCTCCCATACCGTCGAACGACTGCTCCGTGATGACGCCGGGCATGTCACCATCATCGACAGCCTCAACGACTACTACAATCCCGCCATCAAACGCGAAAACCTCAAGGCGCTCGGCCCCAAGGTGAAATTTCGCCAAGGAGACATCACCGATCCCCTTTTTGTCGCCGAAACCTTCGACGTGGGCCGGTTTGACGCCGTCATCCATCTGGCCGCCCGTGCCGGCGTCCGCCCCTCCATCGAGCAGCCGGAGCTGTACATCGACACGAACATCAAAGGCACTTTCAACCTGCTCGAAGCCGCCCGTCGCACGGGGGTGAAGCACTTCGTGGCCGCCAGCAGTTCCTCCGTCTACGGCGTGAACAAAAAAGTTCCCTTCGCCGAGACCGACCCCATCCTGCAAACCATCAGCCCCTACGCGATGACGAAGATGGCCGGCGAGCAGATGTGCTCGAACTACAGCCACCTCTACGGCATCAAGACCGTCAGCTTGCGCTTCTTCACCGTCTATGGCCCGCGTCAGCGCCCTGACCTGGCCATTTCCAAGTTCACCCGCCTCATCGAGGACGGCCAGCCCATCGACAAATACGGCGATGGCACCACGCGGCGCGACTACACCTTCATCAACGACATCGTCGATGGCATCATTGGCTCGCTGAACTACCGCACCGGCCCGATCTGCGAAATTTTCAATCTCGGCGGTTCGCAAAACGTCTCGCTGAACGATCTCATCGCCACCATCGAGCAGGCGCTCGGCAAAAAAGCCACCTGCAACCAGCTCCCGGACCAGCCCGGCGACGTGCCCATCACCTCCGCGGATGTGAGCAAGGCAAAAGCTCTGATCGGTTTCAAACCGACGACGACCATTGCCCAAGGCGTGCCCCAATACGTCGAATGGTTCCGCGACATGCGCTCACGCGGCATTGCGGTGAGCTGAACTCAAAAATGCGGCGCTGACACCGTGCCGTCCTCGATCTCCTGGCGCTTCTTGCGTACGATGCCGTCGGCGATGTCGAGCACCATCTCCTCCAGCAGCAGCCGCAGGTGGCTGCCGGGGCGGTAATCGGCGGGAGCGATGTGTTTCACGCGGTCCGCCAGCCCGGTGAGCTGGTAGCATTTGCGGAAGCTGCTGCGGTTTGTCTCATCAGGGTTGTACACTGCCACCGCATGACCGCCGTAGCGTTTCATCAGCGTGAAGCAGGGCACGTCCGTCGGCCCGTCGCCCACATAGATCATGTTTTGGAACGGGATGGGCCGCAGTTCGTGCGCCATGTGGTCGTTCACATCTTCGTGCGGCTCCAGCATGCCTTTGTTGATGCGGAAGATGTACTGCGTCTTCGTCGTGTGACTGATCACGCGCTTGGGGAAGGTGATGCGGCCGTTTTTGTCCTCGCCAAACTCGCAGCCAAAGATTCGCTTCACGAACGGCGCCAGCGCGCTGCCGTCCAGCAGGGCCTTCAGGCCGCTGGAGACGATGTAATGCTCGATCTTCACGCCCAGCAACCGATGCTGGTCGTTCAGCACGTTGTTCAACTCGTCAAACAGCTCGGGCACGCCCTTGTAGAAACGCAGCTTGGTGCCCAGCTTCCGCAGATCCTCATTCGTGGGCCGGTCCATGTCCAGGTAGTCCAGCATACACTTCAGATAGGCCAGTTCGCCATCGTAGCCCTCGGTATCGACCAGCTCGCGGCTGCGTTTCCAGAACTGCCCGGGATTGATCCCGAAGTGCGGGAACAACGTCTCATCCTGCATGTAAGTCGGGCTGAGCGTCTGGTCGTAATCGTAGATGATGCCGATGGTGGTCTGTTGGGATGCCATGACGGGGAAGTTGACGGTTGGTTACGGTCGTTGACGATGGTTGACAGTGGTTTGGGACAATCGTCAACCACTGTAAACGACCATCAACCACCGTATACTCAGATCAACGCCTTGAACGCGCTGGAGAGAGTCGGATGCACAAAACCGTAGCCCATCTCCGTCGCAACGCGAGGAATCACTCGCTGTCCGCCCAATAGCATCTCATCCGCCATCCCGCGCAGGAGCAGGCGCAGCGCAAAGGCGGGTGCGTGGAAAAGAGCGGGCCGCTTCAGTGCTGCGGCCAGTTGTTGCGTGAACTCCGCGTTCGTCACCTCGTCTGGCGCGCACAGGTTCACCGGTCCCCGTACCGTTTCAGTTTCAATGGCCTTCAAAATGATCTGCACGGCATCCTCGACGTGAATCCACGACATCCATTGCGTCCCTGAGCCCAGCCTGCCGCCGAGACCGAAACCAAACACGCGCTTCAACAGCGGAAACGCCCCGCCATCACGGCCGAGCACCATGCCCGTGCGCAGCAGCACCACGCGCATGCCGAGCGCTTCCGCCCGCAGCGCCGCCTTTTCCCAGCCTGCGCACACATCGGCCAGGAAACCGCCACCACGCGGCGAACTCTCATCCACCGGCTTGTCGTGGCTGTTGCCGTAAAACCCGGCGCCTGACGCGCACACCAGCATCTTGGGCCGGTTTTCCACCTGCCATGTTCCCAGATGCGCCACCAGCGCCTCCGTGAAGTCCACACGGCTTTTCCAGATGCGGTCACGTTTCTCATGTGTCCACAGCCCCATCAAAGATTCGCCAGAAAGATGCACCAGCGCGTCCAGCCTCGTCTCTGGCAGCGCATGCGGCTCTTTTTTCGGCTGATACAGGGTCTCCTGCGAGATCGGGACAAACGAACCTGCCCTGCGTGAATAAGCGATCACTTCATGCCCGCTGCCTTGTGCGAGCAGCGCCAGATGCCCGCCGATAAAACCTGTGGCGCCTGTGATGCCGATACGCATAACCTTCATAACGTTTCAGGGCGCGGATGGTTTGTCCAAAATCAGGCAGCGGAACGAACGGCCCATGATGGCCGGGTGCGTGAGGGAGTTGAACTGGCGGATGAGGGCTGCGGTGGCTCTGTCGGGAACCTTGCCTTGCAGGCTCTCCATCCATGTCAGCCCCATGCGGCCCAGCACGCGGCCTTGGAGGTCGTATTCACGTTGTTTCATGCCGTGGCGGGTAGCTTCGTCGACCAGGCGAGTGAAATTGATGTGCGTGGTCAAATCGCATGCGCCGAGGTCTTCCAGCACATGACCATCCATGTGATGCTGCCAGTAGCGGCGGATGGTGCCGCTGGCACGTGAGTCGGCAAAGAATTCCTCGGCGTCGAGGCCGTAGTCGGCAATGAAGATGGCCCCGCGAAACGCCGCGTGGGCCAGTTCACGGATCCACGTGAGCATGGCGAGATTGATTTCGAGTGTGTGGCCGGTTTCGAGATCGTGCGGCAGGTGTTTAGCCTCCTCGGCCAGTTCGTCGCAGGAAAAATCACCCGCGACGAAACGAAAGGCTTCGGTGCCGTCGGCTTCAACGAAAAGCTCGCGCCAGCGCTCGCCGTTCCAGCGCACGAGATGCACGGGAAAGGCGTCAGGCAGCTCGTTGCAGAGGAAAAAGGCATGCTTGGGGCCGGTTTGCAGCGCGGCGAGATTATCCACCCACTGTACGCGGTCACCAAGGCGTTTGGTCTGCACTTCACGATACTTCGGATTCGGCTCCACGATGAGGTAGCGCATGGATTTGCCCTCAAGGGCACTCAAAACGTCCTCGGCGAGCTGTCCGTCATGCGCGCCCTGCTCGATGATGGTGAAATTCTCTGGTTCGTCCTGCTCCTTCCATTCTTGAATCGCCCGCATGGCCAGCAGCTTTCCAAACAGCGGACCCACACTCACGCTGGTAAAAAAATCGCCCTGTCGGCCGATTCGGCGTAGTCCGGCTCCATAATAGCCATGCTCAGGATGGTAGAGCGCCAGCTCCATGATCTGCACGAAGGGCAGCCTCCCGGCAGGCGTGGCGGCAAGCTGGGCGCGGAGAATCTGGGGCAGGGGAGACATGCGGAGGACGGGAAAGAACTGGCGCGAAATGTGAAGGGCGGGTAGTTTGCCTGCCCAACTTCTTCCCCCCAGCCATGTATCGAGATGATCCCGATCCCAAGCCCGAGCGCAACTGGCGCGGCGAAGCCGGCCTGAAACTGCCATTTTACCGTCGTGGCTGGTTCAGCGCGCTGGCGGCCTTTGCACTGCTCTGCGTGGTGGCCGCGTTTGGCGTGTACAGCGTGGTGGTGGCGCCGCTGCGGCGGGATGCGGAAAAATACGATCTCGAAGAGCTCAAGAAACTGGAGTCTGCCAGCATCATCTTCGACCGCAATGGCGATGAAATGGCCCGCCTCTACGTGCTGAACCGCACCCCGGTGCCGATCACCGACGTGCCGCAGCATTTCATCGACGCGCTGGTGGCGCAGGAGGACTCGCGCTTCTTCAAGCACGACGGCGTCGATTACATCGGCCTCATGCGTGCGGTCTGGCTGAACTTTCAGGCCGGTGAGGTGACGCAGGGCGCGAGCACGGTCACGCAGCAGCTCGCGCGCCAGACCTTCAAGCTCCTGGAAAAGAGCTACAAGCGGAAGATCCTCGAAGCCTTCATCGCCCAGCGCGTTGAAAAGCACTTCTCGAAGCCGGAGATTCTGGAGCTTTACCTGAACCGCATCTTCTTCGGCGCGAACTTCTACGGCGTGCAGGCGGCGGCACGCGGTTACTTTGGCAAGGACGTGAACGAGCTCACCATCGAGGAGTCGGCCACCATTGTCGGCCTGATCAAAAGTCCGAACAACATCCAGCCCGTCAAGCATCCGCAGCGTGCGCTCAAGGAGCGCAACTACGTGCTCGACCGCATGGTCAGCGAGGGCACGCTCACCGAGGAGGAGGCCGAGAAGCTCAAAAACAAGCCGCTCATCACCGCCCCGCAGAGCACCGACCCGCGCCTGAGCTACGTCTTTGATGCTGTGCGGCGTGAGGTGGTGGACCTCGTCGGCGAGGACCGTGCCTCCATCGGCGGATTCCGCATCTACACCAGCATCGACCAGGATCTGCAAAAATCCGCCGAGGACGCGATCAGCAAGCGCATGGCCGAGCTCGAAAAGCGCCAGGGCTACGAGCATCAGACCTTCGAGCAATTCCGCGCCATCATCTCCGACTACCGTGCGCGCCTGAAACGCGGTGAGATCGATCCCGCCACGCCGAAACCGATGCCGGAGTATTTGCAGGCCGCAGCTTTGATGATCGACAACAAGGACGGCAGCATCCTCGCTATGGTAGGCGGGCGTGATTTCGGCGACAGCCAGTTTAACCGTGCCACCGATGGCGTGCGCCCGGCAGGCACGGCCTTCACACCACTCGTTTATGCCGCCGCGTTCAGCAGCCCAGGCATCTATCCCGGCACGAAGGTGGAAGATGCGCCGCTGGACAACCGCCGCGTCATGATCGGTGGTTTGACCGGCATCTTGGGTGAATGGGGCGCGGAGGTGGACGATCCGAAGTGGTCGCAGGCGCCGATGAGTTCCCGTGAGGCGCTCGTGCATGGCCGCAACTCCGCCACCGTGCGCCTCGGCGAGCGTGTGGGCGTGCCGATGGTCAAGCAGGTGGCGCAGAAGGCCGGCATCACCTCCGAGATGCGCGATTATCCCTCCACCTTCCTCGGTTCGAGCGAGGCACGGTTGAGCGAGATGTGCCTGGCCTACTCCAATTTTCCCACGCTCGGCAGCCGCCCGCAGAAGCTGAACCTCATCCAGCGCATCACCGACAGCAACGAAAAGGCCGTCTTCCAGATCGCCGACTCCGCCTTGCAGAGTGTGCAGAGCATGGACCCCATCGCGGCGTATCAGACGCACACCTGCCTCGTTGATGCCCTGCATCGCGGCACCGGCAGCCCGGCGGTCACCGACTACAAGCTCGGTGAGTTCGTGGCCGGCGGCAAAACTGGCACGCACTACGAGTTCAAGGACCTCTGGTTCCTCGGCTACACCTCCCGCGTCACCTGCGGCGTGTGGGCCGGCTTTGACAAGCAGAAGACCATCTACCCTGGCGCTTTCTCCAACCGCATCGTGCTTCCCGTGTGGACGGACATGGTGAACGCCAGCGCCGCCCGCTACGTGCCGCAGGAAATCACCCCGCCGCAGACCGCTGAACGCGTCGAGATGTGCCAGCGCAGCAACCAGCGCGCCACCGATTACTGCTACGAGAAAATCAAAGGCCCCGACGGCCGTGAAAAATCCCTGCGCGCCACCTACTTTGAGTACCTGCGCCCCGGCACACCGCTGGAGGGCTTCTGCAGCCAGCACACTGGCGAGGGCCTGCCGAAGGAGATGGAGCAGTTCCGCTACCAGATGCCCGTCGGCGGCATTGATTCCGCCCCGCTCATCGCGGACGCTGCCAAATGGGTTCACGTCGAGCCCGTGCGCATGAAGGCGCTCACCATCATCGGCGAGGATCCCTACAACGCCGAGCAGGCCGTCCCTCGCGCCAGCCCCGTGAACGACGACGGCACTCCGATCCGCAAAGCCATCCCTGTTGATGCCGTGGAAGCGGCTGATGACGGCCCCGTTCTCAAACTGGCTCCACCGCCGCCGATGAAGATTGATTTGTGATTAGATGCTCAGGCGATCATGTCCAACTCAAGCATAGCCGTCTATCCAAAGACCACAGCGCAGGATGTCGTTGGACGGTTGACACAGATCAATCCTGATTGGAGGCTGTCGGTGAATGCTCGCAAGTTTGACTATGACGCGGACATTTTGATAGCCAGCCACGCTCATTCGGTGGCAGTCTGGGCCAGTGGCAACGCACGTGGGCAAGATCATGAGTTGCAAACCGAAATTGGACGCCATTCAAGTCATCCTTGGCTGAGGATTCTCTTCCAGGACCATGTGGCCTGGGAATATCTTCTCTATCAAAACGGCTTGGTGATTGATCGCTTCATGCCACTGCCGTCCATGTGGGGGCTGGACAAGCCCGAGTTAGGCCAGCCTTCGTTGCTGGCCAGCATCTGGGGCGTGCCTGAGAAGACGATTTCCAAATACCTGCGGGAATGGAATGCCAAGACACGCGGTCGCAAAGCATTTTGGTGGCGGGATCAATGGAAATTTGGCCAGTTTGAACAAGGCTTCGATTTTTTGAGGGCACTGACAGGCATCGAGTTTCCTTCTTGATGACGATTCACATTCGTTGTCCGTCACCTCAGCAGCATCGCACCCTTCTCCGCATCAAATCCTCTCTCCCACTTCGCCACGACGAGGGTGGCGACCGTGTTGCCCACGAGATTCGTCAAGGCGCGTGCCTCGGACATGAACCGGTCGATGCCGATGAGCATCGCCAGTCCGGCGACGGGGATGCCGGTGTCGATGGTGGAAAGCGTGGCCACCAGCGTGATGAAGCCCGCGCCCGTGACGCCCGCCGCGCCTTTGGAGGTCAGCAGCAGCACGCCGAGCAGCATGAGCTGCTGCCCGAGCGTCAGCGGTGTGTTCGTGGCCTGCGCGACGAACAACGCGGCGAGCGTGAGGTAGATGCAGGTGCCGTCGAGATTGAAGGAGTAGCCGGAAGGAATGACCACGCCGACCACGGACTTGTCGCAGCCGGCATTTTCGAGTTTTTTCATGAGCTGCGGCAGCGCGGTCTCGGAAGATGAGGTGCCGAGCACCAGCAGGATCTCGTCTTTGATGAACACGAGCACCTTCCACAGGCTGAAGCCGCAAAAACGGCAGATCAGGCCCAGCACCACGAAAACAAACAGCCCACAGGTCACATAGACACAGCCCAGCACCTTCGCGAGCTTCACCAGCGTGCCCGGGCCTTCTGACCCGACCGTGTAGGCCATGGCGCCGAAGGCCGCGATGGGAGCCACTTTGGTGATCATCGCCACGAGCTTGAAAAACACCTCCCCGACCGCATGCAGCAGTTCCAGCACGATCTGGCCACGCTCCTGCATCTGGCACATCGCCACGGCGACGAGAATGGCGAGAAACAGGGCCGGCAGCACCGATTCGTCCGTGAACGCGCTCACGAAGGTCTTCGGCACGATGTTCATCACAAAGGTGAGGGTGCTCGTGTCATGTGCCTTGTCGGCGAACTCACTGATCTTCGCGGTCTCTTTGGCCGAAGCCTCCAAGGGCATGCCCGCGCCGGGTTGGGCGATATTGGCCACCAGCAGGCCGATGATGAGCGCCAGCGTCGTCAGCACCTCAAAATAGACCAGCGCCTTCCAGCCGACGCGGCCCACGCGTTTCAGATCGCCCATGCTGGCGATGCCCGCGACCACGGTGCAGAAAATGATCGGCGCGATGAGCATCTTGATCGCCTTGATGAAGATCGCCGCCAGCGGCTGCATCTTCGTGCCCGTTTCGGGGTAAAAAAGCCCCAGCAGCACGCCCAGAATGATCCCGATTAGCACCTGCACATAGAGAATTTTCAGCCACTTCATGGGCGCGGATGCTGGCAGGTTCGCGGCAAAAGCCAAGAGGCTTTCTTGCACCGTCCGCAGTGCGTGCTAGGCTCGCGGCCCTCCAAACCTCCAATTCGCACGCATCATGGGCAAAACTCTCTTCGAAAAAGTCTGGGACTCGCACGTCGTCGGCACGCTCGCCAACGGCCAGGCACAGCTTCTCATCGACACGCATCTCGTCCATGAGGTCACCAGCCCTCAGGCATTCGGCATGCTGCGTGATTTGAACCTGAAAGTCGCCTACCCGCACCGCACCTTTGCCACGGTCGATCACATCGTGCCCACCGACAGCCAGGTCTCGCCGTTTTCCGATCCGCTCGCCGAGGCGATGATCCAGGAACTGAACAAGAACGCCAAGGACTTCGGCATCACCTACTTCAGCCTCGCCAGCGGCAAGCAGGGCATCGTTCACGTCGTCGGTCCTGAGCAAGGCATCACCCAGCCCGGCACCACCATCGCCTGCGGCGACAGCCACACCGCCACGCACGGCGCTTTCGGTGCCATCGCCCTCGGCATCGGCACCACGCAGGTGCGCGACATCCTCGCCACGCAGACCATGGCCCTTGGCAAAATGAAGGTCCGCCGCATCAACGTGGACGGCCAGCTTCGCCCCGGCGTTTATGCCAAGGACGTGATCCTGCACATCATCCGCCTCCTCGGTGCAAACGGCGGCATCGGCTACGCCTACGAATACGGCGGCAGCCTCTTCGACGCGATGTCGATGGAAGAGCGCATGACCGTCTGCAACATGAGCATCGAAGGCGGTGCGCGCTGCGGTTACGTCAATCCTGACGAAAAGACCTTCGAATACCTTAAAGGCCGCCCGTATTCGCCGCAGGGAGATCAATGGCTCGACACCGTCGAGAAATGGCGTGCCGTCGCCACTGACGCGGACGCCGTGTATGACGACATCGTGAACATCAAGGCCGAAGACGTGCCGCCCACCGTCACCTGGGGCACCAGCCCGGACCAGGCCATCGCCGTCACCGAAAACGTGCCGACGCCTGAAAGCGCCACCACCGAGCCTGGACGCATCTCCATCCAGGACGCGCTCGATTACATGAAGCTGCCTGCTGGCAAGCCCATCAAGGGCACCAAGATCGACGTCGCCTTCATCGGTTCCTGCACCAACGGTCGCCTCAGCGACTTCCGCGAAGTGGCGAAGTACATCAAGGGCCGCAAAGTCGCCGCTGGCGTCAAAGCCATCGCCGTTCCGGGATCGCAAATCGTCGATGTCCTCGCCCGTCAGGAAGGCCTCGACAAAATCTTCAGCGAAGCCGGCTTCGAATGGCGCGGCGCAGGCTGCTCCATGTGCCTCGCGATGAATCCCGACAAGCTCATCGGCGACCAGCTCTGCGCTTCGTCCTCGAACCGCAACTTCAAAGGCCGCCAAGGCAGCCCCACGGGCCGTACTGTCCTCATGAGCCCCGTCATGGTCGCCGCCGCCGCCCTCACCGGCAGCGTCGCTGATGCCCGCGAGGTGTTCTCGATTGCTGGCTGAGTAGCGCGGGCAATCTTGCCCGCCTCCACGCATCGTCATGCTCCCGGCGCTCTTCATCCTCGCCCTGTTGGCGCTGAACGCCTGGATCAAGCCGCCGACCCGCTGGCAGTGGATGCTGCAGCTCGTCACGCTCGAATTCGGTCATTGGCTCGCGCTGGTGGCTCTCATGTTGCTGTTTCCCGCATCGAACATGCAGGGCACGTTTGGCCTCATCGCCATGAGCCTGTGCGTTCCGCTGGCGCTGGTATTGATGATTCCTGCTTTTCAGGCTTCACGCATCGCTCGTGACCAAAGTTTGCACTTCTCCTGGCTGCGTCTGTGGCAGCCGTTTCACTTTGGCAGGTTCAAAGTGCGCCAAGAACGCCGCACCTACTGGCAGGACGACGATACATCGCTCGACATGGTGATTCATCGACCTCTCGGAGCCGACAAACCGCTGCCTTGCCTGCTCATCGCCCATAGTGGCGGCTGGGACAGCGGCGATCCGGGTGAATTCGCCGGAGCGAATGCCGAAATCGCTTCACATGGCTACGTCGTGTGCAGTTTTGGCTACCGCCTCGCCCCGAAGCATCACTGGCCTGCACAGGCCGAGGACACACGCCGCGCTCTGGCCTGGATTCGCGATCACGTTGGCGAACTCGGTCTCGATCCCGAGCGAATCGTCCTCATGGGCCGTTCCGCAGGGGCGCAGATTGCCACCGCCTGCGCCTATAGCATGCCGGAACTCGCCGCCCGTGCCTGCATCGCCGTGTATGGCACACCGAACATGCACCTCGCGCATGAATGGTCCGTGCCGAACGATCTGCTCAAATCACTCACGCTTGTCCGCCAATACATGGGCGGTGATCCCGATGAAGTGCCCGAAGCCTACCGCACCGCCTCCGCCACCGAGTTCATCGATCATCACAGCCTGCCCACACTTCTCATCCACGGCACACGCGATTCTCTCGTCGGTATCGGCCACAGCCGTCGCTTCACTCAGTTGCGTGCAGATCGCGACGATCATCACTTCCTCGAACTCCCCTGGGGCACCCACGGCACCGATTACTTCCCCTCCACACCCGGCGGCCAGCTTTCCATCTCCGCCATCCTTCGCTTCATGGAACGATTCGTTCACGGGACTCCGTAATCGGAGGCCATGAATCGACTCCTCAGTCTCGTCTTCCTCGCTTTTACGGCTTCTGTCTCCGCAGGAGATCTCCAGCTCACCCTCCCGCCCGTCGTTTATGCCACGCCGGACGTGCCGATGAGCATCTACCACGACAACATCGTCCTCACCGAGACTCCCGAGTCCTATCGCTTCGAATTCACCTGCAAGCTCGGCACTAACGAACCCCGCCGCTGGACCATCACACCCACGGATCGCGATGTCGGCGATCACCCGCTCGCCATCACCGTCAAAGACGCCAGTGGAAAAATCTTGGAGCAGGGCAAGACCACGCTTCACATCTCGCCGCGCAAATCCGCCTCCACCAAACCGCTGCGCCTCCTCATCCTCGGCGACAGCCTCACCAACGCGACCGTTTACCCGAACGAGATCGCCCGCCTGCTTGCCACGCCCGGCAATCCAAAGTTCACCCTGCTCGGCACGCACAAACCCGCAGGCGCGCAGCCCGGCGTCGCGCATGAAGGCTATGGCGGCTGGGCCTGGACCACCTTCCTCACCAAATTCACTCCGGAAGCCCCCGGCGTCACCGCCGGGCCGCTCGCCCGCAAGGCCACCAGCCCCTTCATCTTCCCAGCCAAGGATGGCAAAACCGGTGTCTTCGATTTGAACCGCTACTTCAAAGAGCATTGCGACAACCAGCCGCCGGATGTTGTCACCTTCCTCCTCGGCATCAACGACTGCTTCGGTGCCGATCCCGCCAAGCCCGACGCCACCATCAACAGCGTCCTCGACAACGCCGACAAACTCCTAGCTGCGTTTCATAAAGCCGCGCCCAAAGCCATCCTCTCCGTCGGTTTGACCACGCCGCCGAATTCACGCCAGGAAGGCTTCACCGCCAACTACCAGGACAAATACCCGCGCTGGGGCTGGAAGCGCATCCAGCACCGCATCGTCC
Above is a genomic segment from Prosthecobacter sp. containing:
- a CDS encoding SDR family NAD(P)-dependent oxidoreductase, whose product is MNILVTGGAGFIGSHTVERLLRDDAGHVTIIDSLNDYYNPAIKRENLKALGPKVKFRQGDITDPLFVAETFDVGRFDAVIHLAARAGVRPSIEQPELYIDTNIKGTFNLLEAARRTGVKHFVAASSSSVYGVNKKVPFAETDPILQTISPYAMTKMAGEQMCSNYSHLYGIKTVSLRFFTVYGPRQRPDLAISKFTRLIEDGQPIDKYGDGTTRRDYTFINDIVDGIIGSLNYRTGPICEIFNLGGSQNVSLNDLIATIEQALGKKATCNQLPDQPGDVPITSADVSKAKALIGFKPTTTIAQGVPQYVEWFRDMRSRGIAVS
- a CDS encoding HAD family hydrolase — encoded protein: MASQQTTIGIIYDYDQTLSPTYMQDETLFPHFGINPGQFWKRSRELVDTEGYDGELAYLKCMLDYLDMDRPTNEDLRKLGTKLRFYKGVPELFDELNNVLNDQHRLLGVKIEHYIVSSGLKALLDGSALAPFVKRIFGCEFGEDKNGRITFPKRVISHTTKTQYIFRINKGMLEPHEDVNDHMAHELRPIPFQNMIYVGDGPTDVPCFTLMKRYGGHAVAVYNPDETNRSSFRKCYQLTGLADRVKHIAPADYRPGSHLRLLLEEMVLDIADGIVRKKRQEIEDGTVSAPHF
- a CDS encoding TIGR01777 family oxidoreductase — protein: MKVMRIGITGATGFIGGHLALLAQGSGHEVIAYSRRAGSFVPISQETLYQPKKEPHALPETRLDALVHLSGESLMGLWTHEKRDRIWKSRVDFTEALVAHLGTWQVENRPKMLVCASGAGFYGNSHDKPVDESSPRGGGFLADVCAGWEKAALRAEALGMRVVLLRTGMVLGRDGGAFPLLKRVFGFGLGGRLGSGTQWMSWIHVEDAVQIILKAIETETVRGPVNLCAPDEVTNAEFTQQLAAALKRPALFHAPAFALRLLLRGMADEMLLGGQRVIPRVATEMGYGFVHPTLSSAFKALI
- a CDS encoding SAM-dependent methyltransferase, translating into MSPLPQILRAQLAATPAGRLPFVQIMELALYHPEHGYYGAGLRRIGRQGDFFTSVSVGPLFGKLLAMRAIQEWKEQDEPENFTIIEQGAHDGQLAEDVLSALEGKSMRYLIVEPNPKYREVQTKRLGDRVQWVDNLAALQTGPKHAFFLCNELPDAFPVHLVRWNGERWRELFVEADGTEAFRFVAGDFSCDELAEEAKHLPHDLETGHTLEINLAMLTWIRELAHAAFRGAIFIADYGLDAEEFFADSRASGTIRRYWQHHMDGHVLEDLGACDLTTHINFTRLVDEATRHGMKQREYDLQGRVLGRMGLTWMESLQGKVPDRATAALIRQFNSLTHPAIMGRSFRCLILDKPSAP
- a CDS encoding transglycosylase domain-containing protein encodes the protein MYRDDPDPKPERNWRGEAGLKLPFYRRGWFSALAAFALLCVVAAFGVYSVVVAPLRRDAEKYDLEELKKLESASIIFDRNGDEMARLYVLNRTPVPITDVPQHFIDALVAQEDSRFFKHDGVDYIGLMRAVWLNFQAGEVTQGASTVTQQLARQTFKLLEKSYKRKILEAFIAQRVEKHFSKPEILELYLNRIFFGANFYGVQAAARGYFGKDVNELTIEESATIVGLIKSPNNIQPVKHPQRALKERNYVLDRMVSEGTLTEEEAEKLKNKPLITAPQSTDPRLSYVFDAVRREVVDLVGEDRASIGGFRIYTSIDQDLQKSAEDAISKRMAELEKRQGYEHQTFEQFRAIISDYRARLKRGEIDPATPKPMPEYLQAAALMIDNKDGSILAMVGGRDFGDSQFNRATDGVRPAGTAFTPLVYAAAFSSPGIYPGTKVEDAPLDNRRVMIGGLTGILGEWGAEVDDPKWSQAPMSSREALVHGRNSATVRLGERVGVPMVKQVAQKAGITSEMRDYPSTFLGSSEARLSEMCLAYSNFPTLGSRPQKLNLIQRITDSNEKAVFQIADSALQSVQSMDPIAAYQTHTCLVDALHRGTGSPAVTDYKLGEFVAGGKTGTHYEFKDLWFLGYTSRVTCGVWAGFDKQKTIYPGAFSNRIVLPVWTDMVNASAARYVPQEITPPQTAERVEMCQRSNQRATDYCYEKIKGPDGREKSLRATYFEYLRPGTPLEGFCSQHTGEGLPKEMEQFRYQMPVGGIDSAPLIADAAKWVHVEPVRMKALTIIGEDPYNAEQAVPRASPVNDDGTPIRKAIPVDAVEAADDGPVLKLAPPPPMKIDL
- the dctA gene encoding C4-dicarboxylate transporter DctA, which encodes MKWLKILYVQVLIGIILGVLLGLFYPETGTKMQPLAAIFIKAIKMLIAPIIFCTVVAGIASMGDLKRVGRVGWKALVYFEVLTTLALIIGLLVANIAQPGAGMPLEASAKETAKISEFADKAHDTSTLTFVMNIVPKTFVSAFTDESVLPALFLAILVAVAMCQMQERGQIVLELLHAVGEVFFKLVAMITKVAPIAAFGAMAYTVGSEGPGTLVKLAKVLGCVYVTCGLFVFVVLGLICRFCGFSLWKVLVFIKDEILLVLGTSSSETALPQLMKKLENAGCDKSVVGVVIPSGYSFNLDGTCIYLTLAALFVAQATNTPLTLGQQLMLLGVLLLTSKGAAGVTGAGFITLVATLSTIDTGIPVAGLAMLIGIDRFMSEARALTNLVGNTVATLVVAKWERGFDAEKGAMLLR
- the leuC gene encoding 3-isopropylmalate dehydratase large subunit produces the protein MGKTLFEKVWDSHVVGTLANGQAQLLIDTHLVHEVTSPQAFGMLRDLNLKVAYPHRTFATVDHIVPTDSQVSPFSDPLAEAMIQELNKNAKDFGITYFSLASGKQGIVHVVGPEQGITQPGTTIACGDSHTATHGAFGAIALGIGTTQVRDILATQTMALGKMKVRRINVDGQLRPGVYAKDVILHIIRLLGANGGIGYAYEYGGSLFDAMSMEERMTVCNMSIEGGARCGYVNPDEKTFEYLKGRPYSPQGDQWLDTVEKWRAVATDADAVYDDIVNIKAEDVPPTVTWGTSPDQAIAVTENVPTPESATTEPGRISIQDALDYMKLPAGKPIKGTKIDVAFIGSCTNGRLSDFREVAKYIKGRKVAAGVKAIAVPGSQIVDVLARQEGLDKIFSEAGFEWRGAGCSMCLAMNPDKLIGDQLCASSSNRNFKGRQGSPTGRTVLMSPVMVAAAALTGSVADAREVFSIAG